A genome region from Qingrenia yutianensis includes the following:
- a CDS encoding response regulator transcription factor, translating into MKRILVADDEEKIREVIKEYAQFEGYEVAEAENGMEAVEMCRQNDFDAVVLDVMMPKLDGFSACKEIKKLKDIPVLMLSARGEEYDKLFGFEIGIDDYVVKPFSPKELMARLNVIISRNNKAEEKKDLLEYGGLVIDIPARNVFVDGVRVDLTPKEYDLLFYFAKNKNIALSREKLLCDVWGYDFYGDDRTVDTHIKMLRSRLGKYRDYIVTLRSLGYKFEPQEGGEFKK; encoded by the coding sequence ATGAAAAGAATTCTCGTTGCGGACGATGAAGAAAAAATCAGAGAAGTTATTAAAGAATACGCGCAGTTTGAGGGATATGAAGTTGCCGAGGCGGAAAACGGTATGGAAGCGGTTGAAATGTGCCGTCAAAACGATTTTGACGCCGTTGTGCTCGATGTTATGATGCCAAAGCTTGACGGTTTTTCGGCGTGCAAGGAAATCAAAAAGCTTAAGGATATTCCTGTTTTAATGCTTTCTGCACGCGGTGAGGAATACGACAAACTTTTCGGCTTTGAAATAGGCATAGACGACTATGTTGTAAAGCCGTTTTCGCCCAAAGAGCTTATGGCTCGTCTTAACGTTATTATCTCGCGCAACAACAAAGCCGAGGAGAAAAAAGACCTTCTCGAATACGGCGGACTTGTTATCGACATACCTGCGCGGAACGTTTTTGTGGACGGCGTGAGAGTTGACCTTACGCCGAAAGAATACGACTTGCTTTTCTATTTTGCGAAAAACAAAAATATAGCCCTCTCGCGCGAAAAACTTTTGTGTGACGTCTGGGGATATGATTTTTACGGCGATGACCGAACTGTTGACACTCACATCAAAATGCTTCGCAGCCGTCTCGGAAAATACCGCGACTATATTGTTACGTTAAGAAGCCTTGGATATAAATTTGAACCGCAGGAAGGGGGAGAATTTAAAAAATGA
- the rpmE gene encoding 50S ribosomal protein L31: SKCHPFYTGKQKLVDTGGRVEKFRKRFGMDK, encoded by the coding sequence TCGAAATGTCATCCTTTCTATACCGGAAAACAGAAGTTGGTTGACACCGGCGGACGTGTTGAAAAGTTCAGAAAGAGATTTGGTATGGACAAATAA
- a CDS encoding sensor histidine kinase yields MTHSGKNEQSIKIRMWKYFAVFTMLILCLLWILQIILFGTFYKTMKGREMRESGNEIKVSCKTLSSEHIAEYIERKSFEQGISIYAFDKDGNVLSTRKHPRPEWINDSEKNEVYKVLENREEAIYRHTEQNFKMNVASYATKIYDADGNEFYLYMKSPLLALNSTAKILRTQFFIVSVLSLAIALVLSYFTAKRFTQPIVKITETANELAAGNYDAHFDGGGFREIEDLADTLNFASSELKKTDELRRDLLSNVSHDLKTPLTIIKSYAEMVRDLSGENKEKRNEHLSVIIDETDRLTYLVGDILDLSKMEANIDTLEREKVDLKEIVNSVLKNFAVLEQNEGYEFITEIEPDCVIFADYSKIYQVVYNLLNNAVNYTGDDKTVKIRITQTGGKVLFEVIDTGDGIAPDKIDKVWDRYYKTGKNHKRGVNGTGIGLSIVKNILILHGAEYGVKSEVGHGSDFWFKM; encoded by the coding sequence ATGACGCATTCCGGAAAAAACGAGCAGAGCATAAAAATAAGAATGTGGAAATACTTCGCGGTATTCACAATGCTTATTCTTTGTCTTTTGTGGATACTTCAGATTATACTTTTCGGTACGTTCTACAAAACTATGAAGGGCAGGGAAATGCGCGAGAGCGGAAACGAAATTAAGGTTTCGTGCAAAACGCTTTCGTCGGAGCATATTGCCGAATACATAGAAAGAAAGTCGTTTGAACAGGGTATTTCGATTTACGCGTTCGACAAAGACGGAAATGTGCTTTCAACGCGCAAGCATCCGCGTCCCGAATGGATAAACGACAGCGAAAAAAACGAAGTTTACAAAGTCTTGGAAAACAGGGAAGAGGCAATTTACCGCCACACCGAACAAAATTTTAAAATGAATGTTGCGTCATATGCGACGAAAATATATGACGCCGACGGCAATGAATTTTATCTTTATATGAAGTCACCGCTTTTGGCGCTCAATTCCACCGCGAAAATTCTGCGGACGCAGTTTTTCATTGTTTCTGTTCTGTCACTTGCAATCGCGCTGGTACTTTCGTATTTTACCGCAAAGCGGTTTACACAGCCGATTGTGAAAATCACAGAAACGGCAAACGAGCTTGCCGCGGGCAACTACGACGCGCATTTTGACGGCGGAGGATTTAGGGAAATAGAGGATTTGGCAGACACGCTTAACTTTGCGTCGTCGGAGCTTAAAAAGACCGATGAACTTCGGCGCGACCTTTTGTCGAATGTGTCGCACGACCTTAAAACACCGCTGACAATCATAAAATCGTATGCCGAAATGGTGCGCGATTTGTCGGGCGAAAACAAGGAAAAACGGAACGAGCATTTGAGCGTTATTATAGACGAAACCGACCGTCTTACATATCTCGTGGGCGATATTCTGGATTTGTCCAAAATGGAGGCGAATATCGACACGCTTGAGCGCGAAAAGGTCGATTTGAAAGAAATTGTAAACTCGGTGCTTAAAAATTTTGCGGTGCTGGAGCAAAACGAAGGCTATGAGTTTATCACCGAAATTGAGCCGGACTGTGTGATTTTTGCCGATTACTCAAAAATTTATCAGGTGGTATACAATCTTTTGAACAACGCCGTAAATTACACCGGCGACGACAAAACGGTGAAAATAAGAATTACACAAACGGGCGGGAAAGTGCTTTTCGAGGTTATCGACACCGGAGACGGCATTGCGCCCGATAAAATAGATAAGGTTTGGGACAGATACTACAAAACTGGAAAAAACCATAAACGCGGTGTAAACGGCACGGGAATAGGACTTTCCATAGTTAAAAATATTCTCATTCTGCACGGCGCGGAATACGGTGTGAAAAGCGAGGTCGGACACGGCAGCGATTTTTGGTTTAAAATGTAG
- a CDS encoding glycoside hydrolase family 130 protein, producing MSREYFENRIKEVTENHRAVTGRKNRKKFSINGVFNRYEYPALMREDIPLNWRFDYSYERNPMFLERIRVNAILNAGGIFLNGKYVLVARVEGNDRKSYFAVAESDNGIDGFKFREKPIKLPETDEMDTNVYDMRLTKHEDGWIYGLFCSERKDFSVDDTSSAVAKCGIVRTKDLDSWERLPDLKSPTQQRNVMLHPEFIDGKYLLYTRPSDGFIDVGSGGGIGAALVDSMENAEIKDEKIIDARIYHTVKEVKNGAGATPIKTKDGWLHIAHGVRMNAAGLRYVLYCFMTALDDPTKVIYSPGGYFIAPKGKEREGDVSGCVFSNGAVVDNDGNIFIYYASADTRLQVASTTVDKMVDYCKNTPADGFNTHESVKTICRLIDDNKDFYNE from the coding sequence ATGAGCAGAGAATACTTTGAAAACAGAATAAAAGAAGTAACCGAAAATCACAGAGCGGTTACGGGACGGAAAAACAGAAAAAAATTCAGCATAAACGGCGTTTTTAACCGCTACGAATACCCTGCGCTTATGCGCGAGGACATTCCGCTCAACTGGAGATTTGACTATTCATATGAGCGAAATCCTATGTTTCTCGAAAGAATAAGAGTAAACGCCATTCTCAACGCGGGCGGAATTTTCTTAAACGGAAAATATGTGCTTGTTGCAAGAGTTGAGGGCAACGACAGAAAATCGTATTTTGCGGTTGCCGAGAGTGACAACGGCATTGACGGCTTTAAATTCAGAGAAAAACCCATTAAACTGCCCGAAACCGACGAAATGGACACAAACGTTTACGATATGCGTCTTACAAAGCACGAGGACGGCTGGATTTACGGACTTTTCTGCAGTGAAAGAAAAGATTTCAGCGTGGACGATACATCTTCCGCGGTTGCAAAATGCGGTATAGTCCGCACAAAAGACCTCGACAGCTGGGAAAGACTTCCCGATTTGAAGTCGCCTACACAGCAGAGAAACGTTATGCTCCACCCCGAATTTATCGACGGAAAATATCTTCTTTATACCCGTCCGTCCGACGGATTTATCGACGTCGGCAGCGGCGGCGGTATCGGTGCCGCGCTGGTTGACAGTATGGAAAATGCCGAGATTAAAGATGAAAAAATCATAGACGCGAGAATTTATCACACCGTTAAAGAGGTTAAAAACGGCGCGGGCGCAACGCCTATCAAAACAAAAGACGGCTGGCTGCATATAGCACACGGCGTGCGTATGAACGCGGCAGGCTTGCGATACGTTCTCTATTGCTTTATGACCGCGCTTGACGACCCCACAAAGGTTATTTACAGCCCCGGCGGATATTTTATCGCACCTAAAGGAAAAGAGCGCGAGGGCGACGTTTCGGGCTGTGTATTCTCAAACGGCGCGGTTGTTGACAACGACGGCAATATTTTTATTTACTATGCGTCCGCCGACACTCGTTTGCAGGTTGCGTCCACAACGGTTGACAAAATGGTTGACTACTGCAAAAACACTCCTGCCGACGGCTTTAATACGCACGAGAGCGTTAAGACGATTTGCCGTCTTATAGACGATAACAAAGATTTTTACAACGAATAA
- a CDS encoding ABC transporter permease: MSIKQSLTLAVKSLMGSKMRSFLTMLGIIIGVGAVIIIVGVINGMTQMVMDEFESMGATNIIVSVRGRGGNRSIDIDDMQNLVDENPTLLSGMTPSISISGAVVKSGSENLDTTSVTGVNENYSAIANKKAEYGRDLQYLDCRDRLLNCVVGTYVANSLYGTAENAIGNEIKINGRNFKIVGVMEEQADSTESSEDDAIIIPYTIAQKLSGTFAISAYTFCAANKDVATEAQAAIESYLYKIFNDSDAYNVMNMSSLVDTINDMTSKMSLMGACVAGVSLLVGGIGIMNIMLVSVTERTREIGIRKSLGAAPWDIMSQFVVEAITTSSIGGILGILLGVVGCFALRFVPDLSPVVSIPSVLLSFTVSALIGVMFGYFPAKKAAALNPIDALRYD; encoded by the coding sequence TTGAGTATCAAACAATCGCTGACACTGGCTGTAAAAAGCCTTATGGGCAGTAAAATGCGCTCCTTTCTTACAATGCTCGGTATAATTATCGGCGTCGGCGCGGTTATAATAATCGTCGGTGTAATCAACGGTATGACGCAGATGGTTATGGACGAATTTGAAAGTATGGGCGCGACGAACATTATCGTTTCGGTGCGCGGACGAGGCGGAAACAGAAGCATTGATATTGACGATATGCAAAATCTTGTGGACGAAAATCCGACGCTTTTGTCGGGTATGACGCCGTCGATAAGCATTTCGGGCGCAGTGGTGAAATCGGGTTCGGAAAATCTTGATACAACCTCGGTTACCGGCGTAAACGAAAACTATTCCGCCATTGCCAACAAAAAAGCCGAATACGGCAGAGATTTGCAGTATCTCGACTGCCGCGACCGTCTTTTAAACTGCGTTGTCGGTACATATGTCGCAAACAGTCTGTACGGCACGGCGGAAAATGCAATAGGCAACGAAATTAAAATAAACGGACGCAATTTTAAAATTGTCGGTGTTATGGAGGAGCAGGCAGACAGCACCGAGTCATCGGAGGACGACGCGATAATTATTCCGTACACCATAGCACAGAAGCTTTCGGGCACGTTTGCAATAAGCGCATATACCTTCTGCGCGGCGAATAAAGACGTTGCAACCGAGGCACAGGCGGCAATAGAAAGTTATCTTTACAAAATATTCAACGACAGCGACGCATACAACGTTATGAATATGTCAAGCCTTGTTGACACAATAAACGATATGACAAGTAAAATGAGCCTTATGGGCGCGTGCGTTGCAGGTGTATCACTCTTGGTAGGCGGTATAGGAATTATGAATATTATGCTCGTATCGGTAACGGAAAGAACGCGCGAAATCGGCATAAGAAAATCGCTCGGCGCGGCGCCGTGGGATATAATGAGCCAGTTTGTTGTTGAGGCTATCACAACAAGCTCGATAGGCGGAATACTCGGTATTCTGCTTGGCGTGGTCGGGTGCTTTGCACTGCGGTTTGTGCCGGATTTAAGCCCCGTTGTGTCAATTCCGTCGGTGCTTTTGTCCTTTACGGTTTCGGCGCTCATCGGCGTAATGTTCGGATATTTCCCGGCGAAAAAGGCCGCGGCGCTCAATCCTATTGACGCTTTAAGATACGACTAA
- the rpmE gene encoding 50S ribosomal protein L31, translating into MKEGIHPEYKTAVVKCACGETFETRSTREKINVEICSKCHPFYTGKQKLVDTGGRVEKFRKRFGMDK; encoded by the coding sequence ATGAAGGAAGGAATTCATCCCGAATATAAAACCGCTGTTGTAAAATGTGCTTGCGGTGAAACGTTTGAAACACGTTCTACAAGAGAAAAAATCAATGTTGAAATTTGCTCGAAATGTCATCCTTTCTATACCGGAAAACAGAAGTTGGTTGACACCGGCGGACGTGTTGAAAAGTTCAGAAAGAGATTTGGTATGGACAAATAA
- a CDS encoding S-layer homology domain-containing protein produces the protein MIKKSISVILALCIVLSSVCVFADGELNEADIENYISFISSFNIINGDPDGNYRLDDLVTRAEFSKIAVAASEHRNSVAASLSVSPFKDVPYTHWAAPYVKAALSNKYVNGYEDASFRPDQNVLFEEAITVFLKLLGYENSDFGSSWPYGPYGIAKNINLVDNMQSQIGSYLTRREAVILVYNLLNCKTKSTPVSSTEKYMSVFNCAVKEDIILVATSKEDSSVGANKIATSGGTYKIGKGLNLDMLGKKGDGIIKDGDELIAFMPNTEYTTKTYAVYSVLDDKVLVHDNGTIKEITFKDGLDVYEGGKQSSFSAVKAKLAMGDEITVRYDDFGAVDYLIYNEGTLQGPVTVSNTGWASSLGVSDISSAFIVRDGVKCTSGDIKTNDIVYYSRGVNMVLAYSKKVTGVYEDASPTRDNPTSVKISGVTYELEGAAAYNKLSSSGTLKFGDTVTVLIGRSGKIADAISAGSVSSSVVGYLTETGSKIYKDSNNNDYSAFYAKIVTTDGVENEYKTDKNYSALKNTAVNMTFANGEGKATRITVSEALGTVNASKMKIGKTAVSENVQILDVSTTYEDEPTLYAKVYLQRLDGVDLSASNVVYVEKSAAGEIEKMILKDVTGDMYTYAVTAKVKTSKDADGKVDVRGYQYTFDSNGTTYTDTGRSLPVSAGEGAKLVLSGQTVDNVKSMNAITGNVRELTSSSITVGNTKYALASDVIVYTMTYDNSGYKYLITPIDTVAENLASYKGISVYADKAESKGGRVRIIVAKKV, from the coding sequence ATGATTAAGAAAAGTATTTCGGTAATTCTTGCGCTCTGCATTGTTTTGTCGTCGGTTTGTGTTTTCGCGGACGGTGAGTTAAACGAGGCTGATATTGAGAATTACATAAGCTTTATTTCAAGCTTTAACATTATAAACGGCGACCCCGACGGAAATTACCGTCTTGACGACCTTGTGACAAGGGCGGAATTTTCAAAAATCGCGGTTGCCGCGTCGGAGCACAGAAACAGCGTTGCCGCGTCGCTTTCGGTTTCGCCTTTTAAAGACGTCCCGTATACACACTGGGCGGCGCCCTACGTTAAGGCAGCGCTTTCAAACAAGTATGTCAACGGCTATGAGGACGCAAGTTTCCGTCCCGACCAAAACGTGCTTTTTGAGGAGGCAATAACGGTATTTTTAAAGCTTCTCGGCTATGAAAATTCCGATTTCGGCTCTTCGTGGCCGTACGGTCCTTACGGCATTGCAAAAAATATAAATCTTGTTGACAATATGCAGTCGCAGATTGGCTCGTATCTCACAAGACGCGAGGCGGTTATTTTGGTTTACAACCTTTTAAACTGCAAAACAAAATCGACTCCCGTTTCGTCAACCGAGAAATATATGAGCGTTTTCAACTGCGCGGTAAAAGAAGATATTATCCTTGTTGCAACGTCGAAAGAGGATTCGTCTGTCGGCGCAAACAAAATTGCAACCAGCGGAGGAACGTATAAAATCGGCAAAGGTTTAAACCTTGATATGCTCGGCAAAAAGGGCGACGGAATTATAAAAGACGGCGACGAGCTTATTGCGTTTATGCCGAACACGGAGTATACCACAAAAACATATGCGGTTTATTCTGTGCTGGACGACAAGGTGCTGGTTCACGACAACGGAACCATAAAGGAAATCACCTTCAAAGACGGTCTTGACGTTTACGAGGGCGGAAAACAGAGCAGTTTTTCGGCGGTTAAGGCAAAGCTTGCAATGGGTGACGAAATAACCGTCCGATACGACGATTTCGGCGCGGTGGATTACCTTATCTATAATGAGGGCACGCTGCAAGGCCCCGTTACCGTTTCAAATACGGGCTGGGCGTCAAGCCTCGGCGTAAGCGACATTTCAAGCGCGTTTATCGTGCGCGACGGTGTAAAATGCACGTCAGGCGACATCAAGACGAACGACATTGTATATTACAGCAGGGGCGTAAATATGGTGCTTGCATACTCCAAAAAGGTTACCGGCGTTTATGAGGACGCGTCGCCCACGCGCGACAACCCGACAAGCGTTAAAATTTCGGGCGTGACATATGAACTTGAGGGCGCGGCCGCATACAACAAACTTTCGTCGTCGGGAACACTTAAATTCGGTGATACAGTTACCGTTCTTATCGGCAGAAGCGGAAAAATTGCTGACGCAATCTCGGCAGGCAGTGTATCGTCGAGCGTTGTGGGATACCTCACCGAAACGGGCAGTAAGATATACAAAGACAGCAACAACAACGATTATTCAGCATTTTATGCGAAAATCGTTACCACCGACGGTGTTGAAAACGAATATAAAACCGACAAAAATTATTCGGCGCTTAAAAACACAGCGGTTAATATGACATTTGCAAACGGTGAGGGCAAGGCAACGAGAATTACAGTTTCCGAGGCGCTCGGCACGGTTAACGCAAGCAAAATGAAAATAGGCAAAACCGCCGTTTCGGAGAATGTTCAAATTCTCGACGTAAGCACAACATATGAGGACGAACCCACGCTTTACGCTAAAGTTTATCTGCAAAGACTCGACGGCGTTGACCTTTCGGCAAGCAATGTTGTTTATGTTGAAAAAAGCGCCGCCGGCGAGATTGAAAAGATGATTCTAAAAGACGTTACGGGTGATATGTATACCTACGCGGTGACTGCAAAGGTTAAAACCTCAAAAGACGCTGACGGCAAGGTTGATGTCCGCGGTTATCAGTATACATTTGACTCGAACGGCACAACTTACACAGATACGGGACGTTCGCTCCCCGTATCGGCAGGCGAGGGCGCAAAGCTTGTGCTTTCGGGACAGACGGTTGACAACGTTAAGTCTATGAACGCAATCACGGGTAATGTGAGAGAGCTTACAAGCTCGAGCATTACCGTCGGCAACACAAAATATGCGCTCGCAAGCGATGTTATTGTTTACACAATGACCTACGACAACAGCGGATATAAATATCTTATCACACCGATAGACACCGTTGCGGAAAATCTCGCAAGCTACAAGGGCATTTCGGTTTATGCCGACAAAGCAGAGTCGAAAGGCGGCAGAGTAAGAATTATCGTCGCGAAAAAAGTATGA
- a CDS encoding efflux RND transporter periplasmic adaptor subunit, with protein sequence MADEAKVKKAPKEAVSEIASKAKDGAKNLFQKKNRKKLISITAVLVALVLIITLFRGCGKKSDKSELNTDTVSKGDVTKIIEGSGTIEAIDQYEVTSVGIKGEIVQCNFEEGDEVKKDQVLYVIDSSDMQSSIDRANLSISNAETNYEDAVKKYNDTNEDMTVTAPTSGVITSLNVEEGDKVNGGTQVATIKDNSKMKLTITFIAEDAEKLRTGEGAKVNLENSYSTVNGTVTHIGSGTTVSDEGSLVKYVEISVDNPGAIKDGDKATAMVGNIACNDSGTFKSSAEQTVTANLTGDVYALNYKVGDRVNKGDVIFRIDYDNSYSSVKNAKNSLSDARENLKSLYDDLEDYSIKAPIDGKIVQKNYKQGEKIDNNSSSSTKPLAIISDLSILTFDMNIDELDIANIEVGQEVSITADAYEGEEFSGIVDKVSVVGTSSQGVTSYPVTVIVNSDNKDKLIPGMNVSASIVIEKVENVLRIPVSALRRGNVVIAKTDSDGVEQKMPSGANGAPDTNGAKSDGKGNGKGQPASNSDSPFLRNLDIPDGYKAVFVETGLTDDDYVEIKAGLNEGDTVVLPDVTVSSGFGMMMGGGGGGPQGGPPSGGGDGGPGGGGGGPRG encoded by the coding sequence ATGGCAGACGAAGCAAAGGTAAAAAAAGCTCCGAAAGAGGCGGTATCCGAAATTGCCTCAAAAGCAAAAGACGGAGCAAAAAATTTGTTTCAGAAGAAAAACAGGAAAAAGCTTATATCAATAACCGCGGTGCTTGTGGCACTGGTGCTTATAATAACGCTTTTCAGAGGGTGCGGAAAGAAATCCGACAAAAGCGAACTTAACACCGACACGGTTTCAAAAGGCGACGTTACCAAGATTATCGAGGGTTCGGGCACCATTGAGGCAATCGACCAGTACGAGGTTACAAGCGTCGGCATTAAAGGCGAAATCGTTCAGTGCAACTTCGAGGAGGGCGACGAGGTTAAAAAAGACCAGGTTCTTTACGTTATCGACTCCAGCGATATGCAGTCCAGCATAGACAGGGCGAATTTGTCCATTTCAAACGCTGAAACAAACTACGAGGACGCGGTTAAAAAATATAATGATACAAACGAGGATATGACTGTTACCGCACCGACGTCGGGCGTTATCACGTCGCTCAATGTTGAAGAGGGCGACAAGGTCAACGGCGGCACACAGGTTGCGACGATTAAAGATAATTCAAAAATGAAGCTTACCATTACGTTTATCGCAGAAGATGCGGAAAAACTCCGCACGGGCGAGGGCGCAAAGGTAAATCTTGAAAACTCGTACTCCACGGTAAACGGCACGGTTACACATATCGGATCGGGCACAACCGTTTCGGACGAGGGTTCGCTTGTAAAATACGTTGAAATCAGCGTTGACAACCCCGGCGCGATAAAGGACGGCGACAAAGCTACGGCAATGGTCGGCAACATTGCGTGCAATGATTCGGGAACGTTCAAAAGTTCGGCAGAGCAGACTGTTACCGCAAACCTTACGGGCGACGTTTACGCGCTTAATTACAAGGTCGGCGACCGTGTAAACAAGGGCGACGTTATCTTCAGAATTGATTACGACAATTCATATTCGAGCGTTAAAAACGCGAAAAACAGTTTGAGCGATGCAAGAGAAAATCTCAAGAGCCTGTATGACGATTTGGAGGATTACAGCATCAAAGCGCCGATAGACGGCAAAATCGTTCAGAAAAACTACAAGCAGGGCGAGAAAATCGACAACAATTCCTCGTCGAGCACAAAACCGCTTGCAATTATTTCGGATTTGTCAATTCTCACATTTGATATGAACATAGACGAACTTGATATTGCGAATATTGAGGTCGGTCAGGAGGTTTCAATTACCGCCGACGCATACGAGGGCGAAGAATTTTCGGGCATTGTCGACAAAGTAAGCGTTGTCGGCACAAGCTCGCAGGGTGTAACAAGCTATCCTGTTACGGTTATCGTAAACAGCGACAACAAAGATAAGCTTATTCCCGGTATGAACGTAAGCGCAAGCATTGTTATAGAAAAAGTTGAAAACGTTTTGAGAATACCCGTTTCGGCACTCCGACGCGGAAACGTTGTTATAGCAAAAACCGACTCGGACGGCGTTGAGCAGAAAATGCCGTCGGGCGCAAACGGCGCACCCGATACAAACGGCGCAAAATCGGACGGCAAGGGTAACGGCAAAGGTCAGCCGGCATCAAACAGTGACAGTCCTTTCCTCCGAAATCTTGATATTCCCGACGGATACAAGGCAGTATTCGTTGAAACGGGACTTACCGACGACGATTATGTTGAAATCAAGGCAGGTCTTAACGAGGGCGACACGGTAGTTCTTCCCGATGTAACCGTATCTTCCGGCTTCGGAATGATGATGGGCGGAGGCGGCGGCGGTCCCCAGGGCGGACCTCCCTCGGGCGGCGGTGACGGCGGTCCCGGAGGCGGAGGCGGCGGTCCCAGAGGCTGA
- a CDS encoding ABC transporter ATP-binding protein, which translates to MIELKHVFKIYTDGDSEIRALDDVSLFVGQGEFTSIVGSSGSGKSTCMNIIGCLDIPTRGEYYLHGNDVSKMSEKELAYIRNKELGFVFQQYNLIPKLNLIENVELPLIYRRMAPSKRRELAKAALERVGLGDRLTKYPSQLSGGQQQRVSIARALAGSPPVILADEPTGALDSKTGKDVLALLKKLNLEGTTIVLITHDNSIAAQTKRTVRIQDGKIISDVVNEDIVAEMKLEKEKLSEGADAV; encoded by the coding sequence ATGATTGAATTAAAACACGTTTTTAAAATATACACCGACGGCGACAGTGAAATACGCGCTTTAGATGACGTTTCGCTGTTCGTCGGTCAGGGAGAATTTACCTCTATCGTCGGCTCGTCCGGCTCGGGTAAATCCACTTGTATGAACATTATCGGCTGTCTTGATATTCCGACGAGAGGAGAGTATTATCTCCACGGAAACGACGTAAGCAAAATGAGCGAAAAAGAGCTTGCTTACATACGCAACAAGGAGTTGGGATTTGTTTTTCAGCAGTATAATCTTATCCCGAAGCTTAATCTTATAGAAAACGTTGAACTTCCGCTGATATACCGCAGAATGGCACCGTCCAAAAGGCGGGAGCTTGCAAAGGCGGCGCTCGAAAGGGTAGGACTGGGCGACAGGCTCACAAAATATCCTTCCCAGCTTTCGGGAGGTCAGCAGCAGAGGGTTTCCATAGCGCGTGCGCTTGCAGGCAGTCCGCCGGTAATTCTTGCCGACGAGCCTACCGGTGCGCTGGACTCAAAAACGGGCAAAGATGTTCTTGCACTTTTGAAAAAGCTTAATCTTGAGGGCACAACAATAGTGCTTATCACGCACGATAATTCCATTGCGGCGCAAACCAAGCGCACCGTGCGTATTCAGGACGGCAAAATTATATCCGATGTTGTCAATGAGGATATTGTTGCGGAAATGAAACTTGAAAAGGAAAAATTAAGCGAAGGAGCTGATGCGGTTTGA